From a single Paenibacillus sp. FSL R5-0345 genomic region:
- a CDS encoding globin domain-containing protein, with amino-acid sequence MNPNESIYENLGGAEALHRLVEVFYAKVQLHPQLGPLFPEDISPVLEKQYQFLTQFFGGGPLYSELHGHPMMRARHMHIPITPERAEEWLQCMKEALVETGVEEPLRSFVLSRLAGPAHHFVNMPQE; translated from the coding sequence ATGAATCCAAATGAGAGTATATATGAGAACTTAGGGGGAGCTGAGGCATTACATCGTTTGGTGGAAGTGTTCTACGCCAAAGTACAGCTTCATCCGCAGCTGGGTCCGTTATTTCCCGAAGACATTTCTCCTGTTCTGGAGAAGCAGTATCAATTCCTAACACAGTTTTTTGGCGGTGGCCCACTGTATTCAGAATTACATGGACATCCCATGATGAGAGCAAGGCATATGCATATTCCCATTACTCCAGAACGTGCTGAAGAATGGCTGCAGTGCATGAAAGAGGCGCTTGTGGAGACTGGTGTAGAAGAGCCGCTGCGTTCCTTCGTGCTTAGTCGCCTTGCGGGTCCCGCACATCATTTTGTTAACATGCCCCAGGAATAA
- a CDS encoding copper amine oxidase N-terminal domain-containing protein, with amino-acid sequence MKRLLSLFSISLLALILAVPAFAASKPIDVYINGSKVSFTAGSPYLANNSVLVPFRVVFEKLGLQVLWDAKTGTVTGKSSNLAITLKIGSNRATVNGTVKKLTTAPVSSAGTTYIPLRFIAEATGGTAVWNSTSRSVQITTPVSKDKDEAAITALIRLSNQYFNEEKATSYYSLIDSDSSYPESVAELNESFKAFDIKNTIDSLEILDLKADEATVYTLESSRRTGGAYTPDTEDEYVYTLVRKNGSWKISSVESQSSTILLTREQALKTAANIPQNDADAIKGTITKYYQAMNEENLTAVLSTMTSYGEEYDSSLKADLDDFFTSYDITYTPGISNVYFYSAKEAAIYVESKDKEASEEETYEQGLIYILSKSDTGVWTIDNTYNVYNKLVKS; translated from the coding sequence TTGAAAAGATTATTATCCCTCTTTAGCATAAGTCTACTGGCCCTTATACTAGCGGTCCCGGCTTTTGCAGCTTCAAAACCGATTGACGTGTATATTAACGGGAGTAAGGTTTCCTTCACCGCTGGATCTCCATACTTAGCGAACAATTCTGTACTCGTACCTTTCCGGGTCGTCTTTGAGAAGCTTGGACTTCAAGTTCTCTGGGATGCCAAGACTGGAACCGTAACAGGTAAAAGTTCAAATCTTGCAATTACCCTCAAGATTGGCAGCAACCGCGCAACTGTTAACGGAACCGTTAAAAAATTAACGACCGCACCAGTCTCATCAGCTGGCACTACATACATCCCTTTGCGTTTTATCGCTGAGGCAACAGGAGGCACAGCCGTCTGGAATTCCACCAGTAGAAGTGTACAGATTACTACTCCTGTCTCCAAAGATAAGGACGAAGCAGCCATTACAGCATTAATCCGTTTATCTAATCAGTATTTCAATGAAGAAAAAGCGACTAGCTACTACTCCCTTATTGATTCGGATTCCTCTTACCCGGAATCAGTGGCAGAGCTCAATGAATCTTTTAAAGCTTTTGACATAAAGAATACTATTGATAGTTTGGAAATCCTCGACCTTAAAGCTGACGAAGCCACTGTGTATACGCTTGAAAGTTCTCGCAGAACAGGTGGGGCTTATACTCCAGATACAGAGGATGAATACGTATATACCCTGGTCCGCAAGAATGGAAGCTGGAAGATATCATCCGTGGAATCCCAAAGCTCGACCATTCTCCTTACTCGTGAACAAGCCCTAAAAACAGCAGCCAACATCCCTCAAAATGATGCCGATGCTATTAAAGGAACTATTACCAAGTATTATCAAGCAATGAACGAAGAGAATCTTACAGCAGTTCTTTCCACGATGACTTCATATGGTGAAGAATATGATTCTTCTCTCAAGGCAGATTTGGATGATTTCTTCACTTCGTACGATATTACCTATACTCCAGGCATTTCAAATGTCTATTTTTACAGTGCCAAAGAAGCAGCGATATATGTAGAAAGCAAAGACAAGGAAGCTAGTGAAGAGGAGACTTATGAGCAGGGCCTTATCTACATTCTATCCAAGTCGGATACCGGTGTATGGACAATCGATAACACATATAACGTCTACAATAAACTTGTGAAATCCTAA
- a CDS encoding YutD family protein: MIVIGGKGYELMLDHKDGWNPEAFRGRYSEVLERYDYIIGDWGYSQLRLKGFYRDNHPKVNRDTAISGMVDYINEYCNFGCAYFVLHKLKEIPQEGMFKDILIKEIPEPSEEEDSELEAEDHDGAAIDKEFSSKETSSKPGSNSSAAFKEMTSAKERPLREHQSRNHRGKDSQGKKSKKEFQSRPPQGQSQKPQNTQNTQKPQNNQNAQNVENSES, translated from the coding sequence TTGATCGTTATAGGCGGAAAAGGCTACGAACTTATGTTAGATCATAAGGATGGTTGGAATCCGGAGGCGTTTCGCGGAAGATATAGCGAAGTGCTGGAAAGATACGACTATATTATCGGTGACTGGGGTTACAGTCAGCTGCGCTTGAAAGGCTTTTACCGAGATAACCACCCTAAGGTGAATCGGGATACAGCGATTTCTGGCATGGTCGATTATATTAATGAATATTGCAATTTTGGCTGCGCATATTTTGTGTTGCATAAATTAAAAGAGATACCACAAGAAGGCATGTTCAAAGATATTCTAATCAAAGAAATACCAGAACCGAGTGAGGAAGAAGATTCGGAGCTAGAAGCTGAGGATCATGATGGAGCGGCTATAGATAAAGAGTTCTCCTCTAAAGAAACGTCATCTAAGCCAGGTTCGAATTCATCTGCTGCATTTAAAGAGATGACTTCTGCTAAGGAAAGACCTTTAAGAGAACATCAAAGCCGAAATCACCGGGGTAAAGATTCGCAGGGGAAGAAGTCCAAAAAGGAATTTCAAAGCAGACCACCACAAGGTCAATCTCAAAAGCCCCAAAACACACAAAACACACAGAAGCCTCAAAATAACCAAAATGCACAAAACGTAGAGAATTCAGAATCTTAA
- a CDS encoding LacI family DNA-binding transcriptional regulator, with amino-acid sequence MKVTISDIAKAANVAKSTVSKVLNDSPKISQETKHKVREIMKQMNYTPSSIATGLARQSSYNIGLLVDMSKESEFLNQFFYNIIGGIESVIAPLKYELTISNVQHSSPEGHFLNRLVFSKRVDGIIANNSVLTEALSEELNRLEFPYISIGEIIAPGSWVDFDNEAGGSMLTEHLVEQGYSKIAFIGGQQQEKIYTHRLGGYLRALQQTDLTVHQKWIINCKADEHDSYHAALELLQREERPDSVVCMNSYVAFGVLQAAKALGIDVPSELGIAAFDEYPLSRYTTPPLTSLNIDTFKLGVSSGQLLMERIRSNDMPHKHSLLEPELIPRESTMRIKFSGGTS; translated from the coding sequence ATGAAAGTAACAATCTCTGATATTGCCAAAGCAGCCAATGTGGCCAAATCGACTGTATCTAAAGTACTAAATGATTCCCCGAAAATATCACAGGAAACGAAACACAAGGTACGAGAGATTATGAAGCAAATGAACTACACACCTAGCAGTATCGCTACTGGATTAGCCAGACAAAGCAGCTACAATATTGGCCTACTGGTCGATATGTCTAAAGAAAGTGAGTTTCTAAACCAATTTTTTTACAACATTATTGGTGGAATCGAGAGCGTAATTGCACCTTTAAAATACGAGCTGACCATTTCCAACGTGCAACATAGCAGTCCAGAAGGCCATTTTCTAAATAGGCTTGTGTTTAGTAAACGTGTCGACGGAATTATTGCCAACAATTCTGTACTGACAGAAGCACTATCTGAAGAACTGAATCGACTGGAGTTTCCTTACATCTCCATTGGAGAGATTATAGCCCCCGGAAGCTGGGTTGATTTTGATAATGAAGCAGGCGGCAGCATGCTGACGGAGCATCTCGTAGAACAGGGTTATTCAAAAATAGCCTTCATAGGCGGACAGCAGCAGGAAAAAATTTATACCCATCGCCTAGGTGGATACTTAAGAGCGTTACAGCAGACAGACCTTACCGTTCACCAGAAATGGATCATCAACTGCAAGGCTGATGAACATGACAGCTATCATGCTGCGCTTGAGCTTCTGCAGCGTGAGGAACGGCCAGACTCTGTAGTGTGTATGAACAGCTATGTAGCCTTTGGGGTGCTTCAAGCCGCAAAAGCACTCGGAATTGATGTTCCATCAGAACTCGGCATCGCCGCTTTCGATGAATATCCGCTATCCCGTTATACAACACCTCCTTTAACTTCCCTTAATATTGATACGTTCAAGCTGGGTGTATCTTCAGGCCAGCTGCTGATGGAGCGCATTCGGAGCAATGATATGCCCCACAAGCATTCGCTACTAGAGCCAGAACTAATCCCTCGTGAATCAACGATGAGAATCAAATTCTCTGGAGGTACTTCGTAA
- a CDS encoding S41 family peptidase, giving the protein MKSKKVISALLTSCLALSITFAPVASAADAVQASTDNSDLINEVMKLLENYNLSDVDKNTLIRGAIDGMVNTLDDPYSQYFNSEEAAQFEHAVDLEYVGIGVKLQYTPTELYIEEISPGSPAEKAGLKRGDTILKINGIPVDETDDTELSGAAGTKVTLLILRNGVSKNYVVTRNELNSTSVFGTLIGPKIAYISLSGFTQNSDEEFAAMLKKMRAAGMKSMVLDLRDNLGGYMDSAYNIATNFMDKGIMMYTSDQSGALTPVTITSGSKIGVPVVILTNEYTASASEALTGALRDNKLATVVGTRSYGKARIQSLIKVSNGDMLKLTTQKYLTPKKEDFNHIGLTPDIEVKGKTAQLITALQIAGMKTLEVTGDHHILNINGVPFAGNVGLVKQGDKTYASSLVLAALTEGEVTWDAKNKKVIVKSGAGNSTGFTISSKEALSQNGETYIELNAFKKKFPALVWSYNATLKQLKLSVK; this is encoded by the coding sequence ATGAAATCGAAAAAAGTAATAAGCGCACTGTTAACCAGCTGTCTGGCTTTATCTATTACATTTGCTCCTGTAGCCTCTGCTGCAGATGCCGTTCAAGCTTCTACAGACAACAGTGATCTTATTAATGAAGTAATGAAGCTATTAGAGAACTATAACCTTTCAGATGTAGATAAGAATACTTTGATTCGCGGAGCCATTGACGGCATGGTGAACACACTGGACGATCCATACAGCCAATACTTCAATTCCGAGGAAGCGGCGCAATTTGAACATGCGGTTGATCTCGAATACGTTGGCATCGGTGTTAAATTACAATATACGCCGACAGAGCTCTACATTGAAGAAATTTCTCCAGGTTCTCCTGCAGAAAAGGCAGGCTTGAAACGCGGAGATACGATTCTCAAAATTAACGGAATCCCCGTTGACGAAACGGATGATACCGAACTCAGTGGAGCCGCAGGCACCAAGGTCACCTTATTGATTCTCAGAAATGGCGTCTCTAAAAATTATGTTGTCACCCGAAATGAATTAAATTCGACTTCCGTTTTTGGAACCCTCATTGGACCGAAGATTGCTTATATTTCGCTCAGTGGTTTCACCCAGAATTCTGATGAAGAATTCGCTGCTATGCTGAAGAAGATGCGTGCAGCAGGAATGAAATCCATGGTGTTAGATTTACGTGATAACTTGGGTGGTTATATGGATTCGGCATACAACATTGCCACTAACTTTATGGATAAAGGCATTATGATGTATACCTCTGACCAAAGTGGCGCATTAACTCCTGTAACGATTACTAGTGGCAGCAAAATCGGTGTACCCGTCGTAATTCTAACCAACGAATATACTGCAAGTGCATCTGAAGCTCTTACTGGTGCCCTGCGTGACAACAAGCTGGCAACTGTCGTAGGCACTCGTTCTTACGGCAAAGCGCGTATTCAAAGCCTAATTAAGGTGTCTAATGGCGACATGCTGAAATTGACCACGCAGAAATATCTGACTCCTAAGAAAGAAGACTTTAATCATATCGGTCTTACACCGGATATTGAGGTTAAAGGCAAAACCGCACAGCTGATTACCGCCCTGCAGATTGCTGGAATGAAGACTTTAGAAGTCACCGGAGATCATCACATCTTAAATATCAATGGCGTTCCTTTTGCTGGTAATGTCGGTCTTGTGAAGCAGGGCGATAAAACTTATGCTTCTTCGCTTGTGCTGGCTGCACTTACCGAGGGTGAGGTCACATGGGATGCCAAGAATAAAAAGGTCATCGTAAAGAGCGGAGCAGGCAATTCCACTGGCTTTACGATTTCCTCCAAAGAGGCGCTATCCCAGAATGGTGAGACCTACATTGAATTAAATGCCTTTAAGAAGAAGTTCCCCGCACTTGTATGGAGTTACAATGCTACACTGAAGCAATTGAAATTATCTGTAAAATAA
- a CDS encoding NAD kinase gives MRYYVLDRGDELSIKLAEQFHKLAAERDLQLDAESPEIVISIGGDGTMLHAFHTFIDQVPNLAFVGVHTGHLGFYADWQAEELPTLIDYMCGTEDSEPQKPRIVKYPLLELEIHKKSGSSSHIALNEFTLKGVDGTIMIQVDINDVTFEMFRGDGLCISTPSGSTAYNKSLGGAMVHPSIEALQIAEIASINNRVFRTMGSPLLLPKHHHCDILSCKDQRLLLTIDHNNIPVDDLISVRCQVSDKKVSFARYRPFPFWNRVREAFLV, from the coding sequence TTGAGATATTATGTTCTGGACCGCGGTGATGAACTATCAATCAAACTTGCCGAGCAGTTTCACAAGCTGGCGGCGGAGCGGGACCTGCAACTGGATGCCGAGTCTCCCGAAATCGTCATCTCTATTGGCGGAGACGGCACAATGCTGCACGCTTTTCATACTTTTATCGATCAAGTTCCCAATTTAGCCTTCGTAGGTGTCCACACAGGGCACTTAGGCTTCTATGCGGACTGGCAAGCGGAAGAGCTGCCCACCTTAATCGACTATATGTGCGGAACCGAGGATTCTGAGCCACAGAAACCCCGAATCGTAAAATATCCGTTACTTGAGCTGGAAATTCACAAGAAATCCGGTTCTTCGTCCCACATAGCCCTAAATGAATTTACCCTTAAAGGGGTGGATGGAACTATAATGATTCAAGTTGACATCAATGATGTCACCTTCGAAATGTTCCGAGGTGATGGACTATGTATTTCAACTCCCTCTGGTAGCACGGCCTATAACAAAAGCCTTGGGGGAGCCATGGTTCACCCATCTATAGAGGCGCTGCAGATTGCCGAAATCGCCTCCATTAACAACCGTGTATTCCGAACAATGGGATCGCCATTGCTTCTGCCGAAGCATCATCATTGCGATATTCTTTCATGTAAAGATCAGCGTTTACTACTGACGATAGATCATAACAATATCCCGGTAGACGACCTGATTTCAGTACGCTGCCAAGTATCGGACAAGAAAGTCAGTTTCGCCAGGTACCGTCCTTTCCCATTCTGGAACCGTGTCCGTGAAGCCTTTTTGGTTTAA
- a CDS encoding M23 family metallopeptidase, which translates to MLCLSAAAILWGGLGLPVPAAAVQATVQPVESSGDPVNASKESIWTARRGIYDQMSAATGIPWFRFAAIDQYERTIAKKGSSDKPVTNRLTGIMIPAPVWSGPLNPDQEDTSPESITFFNGFGRDGSGDGIADPKNDADVLYSMAKHLQKYGDSASDFSIGIWEYYHNGRASQRIAQFAKLYEHFGRLDLSGNAFPLPLSNSYSYRSTWGTGRSWGGARIHEGTDLFAPQGMPVRSTCFGLVETKGWNRYGGWRIGIRDIENRYHYYAHLSGYNKSISRGDIVSPGEIIGWVGSSGYGNPGTQGKFPPHLHFGIYRDRGITEWAFDPFPLLKQWENQEYRDLKNKNKKSATHKE; encoded by the coding sequence ATGTTGTGTCTGTCCGCGGCCGCTATCCTTTGGGGTGGTTTAGGCCTTCCCGTTCCGGCAGCTGCAGTACAGGCTACAGTCCAACCGGTGGAAAGCAGCGGCGATCCCGTTAATGCTAGCAAGGAATCCATCTGGACTGCACGTAGAGGGATTTATGATCAAATGAGTGCAGCCACTGGAATTCCTTGGTTTAGATTCGCCGCCATTGATCAATATGAACGCACCATCGCCAAAAAAGGGTCCTCGGACAAGCCCGTCACTAACCGTCTTACAGGAATCATGATTCCAGCACCCGTATGGTCCGGCCCACTCAACCCGGATCAAGAGGATACTTCCCCGGAATCCATTACCTTCTTTAACGGCTTTGGACGTGATGGCTCAGGAGACGGAATCGCTGATCCAAAGAATGATGCTGATGTTCTTTATAGTATGGCTAAACACTTACAGAAATATGGTGATTCAGCTAGTGATTTCAGTATCGGTATTTGGGAGTATTATCACAATGGCCGTGCCTCTCAGCGCATAGCTCAGTTCGCCAAGCTCTATGAGCATTTTGGGCGGCTTGACCTGTCAGGTAATGCTTTTCCGCTTCCCTTAAGTAATTCCTATTCTTACCGTAGCACTTGGGGAACTGGCAGAAGCTGGGGGGGAGCACGTATCCACGAGGGGACTGACCTCTTTGCACCACAAGGCATGCCGGTACGCAGCACCTGCTTTGGCTTAGTGGAAACTAAAGGCTGGAACCGCTATGGTGGCTGGCGAATTGGAATTCGCGATATCGAAAATCGTTACCATTATTACGCTCACTTATCCGGATACAACAAATCCATTTCACGTGGAGATATTGTCTCACCGGGGGAAATCATTGGCTGGGTAGGCAGCTCAGGCTACGGTAATCCAGGAACACAAGGGAAATTCCCGCCACATCTACATTTTGGTATCTACCGTGACCGTGGGATTACTGAATGGGCTTTTGACCCTTTTCCGTTGTTAAAACAATGGGAAAATCAGGAGTATAGAGACCTAAAGAACAAAAATAAAAAAAGTGCCACACACAAGGAATAA
- a CDS encoding alpha-glycosidase: protein MPQSWFIYHTSEDPFAYPVGTGTLKLRLFTQAGQQLSCTVIHSDRYDSPGQEVPLQMERIGSAGIYDIHEAIIHTSTRRCRYLFHLANAAGQYVWYGERGASENRERAGSFQYAYLHRSEALKLPSWSKDAVTYQIYPNSYNGGTLKGISDKIPYLQQLGVNTIYMTPVFESPSEHKYNTSDYYKIDPAFGDTDGLKALVSEAHRHGIKVILDAVFNHSGDQFFAFKDVMEKGEQSLYKDWFFIRSYPVVQTPAPNYETFAKAEAHMPKLNMDHPETADYMINVAKYWIRETEIDGWRLDVANEVNPAFWSRFRQELKSEYPEILLIGEIMHASGPWLRGDQFDGGMNYVLRDAVLEFFAEQTTGADRFMEQLLHQEALYNDQANSAMFQLLGSHDTLRFLTACKEGGRGWDRVGTAIQRMRLAVFFQMTYIGIPMIYYGDEVGMEGATDPHCRKAMVWQEQTQDTALLKWYQELIFLRKSCDILRRGTFRPWFTDEVRNVLGYIRGVGQEKIGLIINNSPNAFELELSAYRSDKNVLTDLLSGATFKNTNKLTVSIEPFGCLMLY from the coding sequence ATGCCTCAATCATGGTTTATATATCATACAAGTGAAGATCCATTTGCCTACCCTGTAGGTACAGGGACCCTTAAGCTCAGACTATTTACGCAAGCTGGACAGCAATTATCCTGTACCGTAATCCACTCGGATCGTTATGATTCTCCGGGACAAGAAGTTCCTTTGCAGATGGAGCGGATTGGGTCGGCTGGTATTTATGATATTCATGAAGCAATAATTCACACTAGCACTAGAAGATGCAGATATCTATTTCATTTAGCGAATGCAGCAGGGCAGTATGTTTGGTATGGAGAGAGGGGGGCGTCGGAGAATCGGGAGCGTGCAGGCTCTTTTCAATATGCATACCTTCACCGTTCTGAGGCTTTGAAGTTACCTTCATGGAGTAAGGATGCGGTGACCTATCAAATTTATCCTAATAGCTATAATGGTGGAACTCTAAAGGGCATTTCGGACAAAATACCCTATCTGCAGCAACTTGGTGTAAATACTATTTACATGACGCCTGTATTTGAGTCTCCTTCAGAGCATAAATATAACACCTCTGACTACTATAAAATCGACCCTGCATTTGGGGATACAGACGGATTAAAGGCGCTGGTCAGTGAGGCGCATCGTCATGGAATTAAGGTCATTCTGGATGCTGTGTTTAATCACTCGGGAGATCAATTTTTTGCTTTTAAGGATGTAATGGAAAAAGGCGAGCAGTCCCTGTATAAAGACTGGTTCTTTATTCGTTCCTATCCAGTTGTACAGACGCCCGCACCGAATTATGAGACATTCGCCAAAGCTGAAGCGCATATGCCAAAGCTGAATATGGATCATCCCGAGACGGCTGATTATATGATTAATGTTGCTAAGTATTGGATTCGTGAAACAGAGATCGACGGCTGGCGTTTAGATGTAGCGAACGAGGTCAACCCGGCTTTTTGGTCTCGCTTCCGGCAAGAGCTTAAGTCTGAATATCCTGAGATCCTACTCATCGGAGAGATCATGCATGCTTCTGGGCCTTGGCTTAGAGGAGATCAATTTGATGGTGGCATGAATTATGTTCTTCGGGATGCCGTGCTGGAATTTTTTGCAGAGCAGACAACGGGGGCAGATCGCTTTATGGAGCAATTACTCCATCAGGAGGCGTTGTATAATGACCAGGCGAATTCAGCTATGTTTCAGTTGCTTGGCAGTCATGATACACTTCGCTTTCTTACAGCATGTAAGGAAGGGGGACGTGGCTGGGATCGGGTGGGTACCGCAATTCAACGAATGAGGTTGGCAGTTTTTTTTCAGATGACCTATATCGGTATTCCGATGATCTATTATGGGGATGAGGTTGGAATGGAAGGAGCTACGGACCCTCACTGTAGAAAAGCTATGGTATGGCAAGAGCAAACTCAGGATACAGCGCTTTTGAAATGGTATCAAGAACTGATTTTTTTAAGAAAAAGCTGTGATATTCTAAGAAGAGGCACGTTCCGTCCTTGGTTCACAGATGAAGTTCGTAATGTCCTCGGTTATATCCGGGGTGTGGGTCAAGAAAAAATAGGGTTAATTATCAATAATTCTCCGAATGCGTTTGAGCTTGAGCTTAGTGCATATCGTTCGGATAAAAATGTGTTAACTGATCTATTGTCAGGAGCTACTTTTAAAAATACTAACAAGCTTACAGTGAGCATTGAACCGTTTGGCTGTTTAATGTTGTATTAA
- the ylbJ gene encoding sporulation integral membrane protein YlbJ, which translates to MTLKKIGGPLLGLTLAGCMLLMLFHPEASLGAALRGLAIWWDVLFPSLFPFFVISEIMLGLGIVHLFGALLDPLMRPLFGIPGSGGFVAAMGYVSGYPVGAKLTAKLREQNLISRVEGERLVAFTTSSDPIFLLGAVSVGFFRDASLGLILALAHYGSGLIVGLLMSFHGRKEQRSPSQDPSTTSSAAPSAPSKKGFGRIHAALLAMEEARRKDGRSFGELLRGAIQSSLKLIIVVGGLVVFFNVLMELLARAGILSSLFSLTGHLISLVGGPPELAQALISGFFEVTIGARSAGEAASSIPLQFKVAAAAFILSWGGLSVHAQVASILNGTGIRYLPFMTARLIHAFLASGLVLLLWNPVMDTGLSTAWVSLPASIAFTPSATGITASLALLSLLLSAAILVSLLLPAFTAMIRWIRRS; encoded by the coding sequence ATGACTTTAAAAAAGATTGGCGGCCCACTGCTGGGATTAACATTGGCGGGCTGTATGCTGCTAATGCTGTTTCATCCGGAGGCGTCCCTTGGCGCAGCCTTACGTGGCTTGGCCATTTGGTGGGATGTGTTATTCCCCTCCCTATTTCCATTCTTCGTCATTTCCGAAATCATGCTGGGCTTAGGGATTGTTCATCTCTTTGGCGCTTTGCTTGATCCGTTGATGCGTCCTCTTTTTGGTATACCAGGTAGCGGTGGGTTTGTCGCTGCAATGGGATATGTATCAGGATATCCTGTTGGCGCTAAATTAACCGCTAAGCTGCGGGAACAGAATCTGATTAGCAGAGTTGAAGGGGAAAGATTAGTCGCTTTCACAACCTCATCCGATCCAATCTTTCTGTTGGGTGCAGTGTCCGTCGGATTTTTTCGAGATGCATCATTGGGGCTCATCCTAGCTCTCGCCCACTACGGGAGCGGTTTGATTGTTGGCTTGCTAATGTCGTTCCATGGACGCAAAGAACAGAGATCCCCATCTCAAGACCCATCCACAACTAGTTCTGCCGCCCCCTCTGCTCCATCCAAAAAAGGTTTTGGAAGAATCCATGCAGCACTACTTGCCATGGAGGAAGCTCGGCGCAAAGATGGGCGAAGCTTCGGGGAGCTATTAAGAGGTGCCATCCAGTCCTCACTAAAGCTTATTATTGTCGTAGGTGGTTTGGTTGTATTCTTCAATGTACTAATGGAACTGCTTGCCCGCGCAGGAATTCTATCCTCACTCTTTAGCTTGACCGGACATCTTATTTCCCTTGTGGGTGGTCCCCCCGAACTGGCCCAGGCTCTGATCAGCGGATTCTTCGAAGTTACTATCGGTGCCCGTTCTGCGGGTGAAGCTGCTTCTTCCATCCCGCTTCAGTTCAAGGTTGCCGCAGCTGCTTTCATCCTCTCTTGGGGCGGTTTATCTGTACATGCCCAGGTAGCCAGTATCCTGAATGGCACCGGAATTCGGTATCTGCCATTTATGACTGCACGTCTAATTCACGCCTTCCTCGCATCAGGACTCGTATTGCTGCTCTGGAACCCTGTGATGGACACAGGGCTGTCTACTGCATGGGTATCATTGCCTGCCTCTATTGCCTTTACACCTTCTGCCACGGGGATCACTGCAAGCCTCGCTCTGCTGAGCCTTTTATTAAGTGCTGCGATTTTAGTCTCCCTGCTTCTCCCAGCTTTCACTGCAATGATTCGTTGGATACGGCGAAGTTGA
- the lipA gene encoding lipoyl synthase, whose protein sequence is MTNKTAKQPKPDWIRIKLTTGDNYQEIKSMMRSKTLHTVCEEARCPNIYECWANRTATFMILGDICTRACRFCAVNTGLPTELDLQEPERVAEAAEGMNLRHCVVTSVARDDLADGGAQIFAETVAAIRKRLPLCSVEVLIPDFLGERNSLEIVMNSNPDILNHNIETVERMSDRVRAKAKYRRSLELLRRAKEMKPDIPTKSSIMLGVGEEWDEILQAMDDLRAVNCDILTLGQYLQPSPKHLNVEKYYPPEEFALLKEEGLKRGFSHVESAPLVRSSYRAHEQVKSAAQAREERAVSSR, encoded by the coding sequence TTGACGAACAAAACAGCAAAGCAGCCTAAGCCGGATTGGATTAGAATCAAGCTAACTACCGGTGATAACTATCAGGAAATCAAGAGCATGATGCGTTCTAAAACTTTACATACCGTATGTGAAGAAGCTAGATGTCCGAACATTTATGAATGCTGGGCCAATCGAACGGCTACCTTTATGATTCTTGGTGATATATGTACTCGCGCATGCCGTTTCTGCGCTGTGAATACAGGGCTGCCGACAGAGCTGGACCTTCAGGAGCCTGAACGTGTAGCAGAAGCTGCAGAGGGAATGAACCTTCGCCATTGCGTGGTGACCAGTGTAGCCCGTGATGATCTTGCGGATGGTGGCGCCCAGATTTTTGCTGAAACGGTAGCGGCAATTCGTAAACGCCTTCCGTTATGTAGTGTTGAAGTATTAATTCCAGATTTCCTGGGAGAACGAAATAGTCTAGAGATTGTCATGAACAGTAATCCAGACATTCTTAACCATAATATTGAGACGGTGGAACGGATGTCAGACCGTGTGCGGGCTAAAGCGAAGTATCGCCGTTCGTTGGAGCTACTACGTAGAGCCAAGGAGATGAAGCCGGACATTCCTACCAAATCAAGCATTATGCTTGGAGTCGGTGAAGAGTGGGATGAAATTTTACAAGCAATGGATGATTTACGAGCCGTAAATTGTGATATATTGACTTTAGGACAATACTTACAGCCTTCTCCAAAGCATTTAAATGTGGAGAAATATTATCCACCGGAGGAATTCGCACTGCTCAAGGAAGAGGGGCTAAAGCGTGGCTTCAGCCATGTGGAATCAGCCCCGCTTGTTCGCAGCTCTTATCGTGCGCATGAGCAGGTAAAATCTGCAGCTCAAGCTCGTGAGGAACGCGCAGTTTCTTCTCGTTAA